In one Drosophila pseudoobscura strain MV-25-SWS-2005 chromosome X, UCI_Dpse_MV25, whole genome shotgun sequence genomic region, the following are encoded:
- the LOC6902090 gene encoding golgin subfamily A member 6C-like, protein MDSEENGGYMYSCESCESKHMLSKQGTGSVGSGSGSSQSTNAVHASSSSISDGSASGYCMQDNETDSDNSDDMNSMDLRHWNFVEHFKKDPTGFLDEIVERYIHLNNVVKLKSNAAKKEKQILSNEKKMNSDLRQELENCRKSLESVSTTCRNLAAESQHFMGELERARQKFYEQRSEQMQEHNGVCAVLRSELQQAQEMCQSLADEKEKLVEEVDFYKSLGEGEGERASGGPNRKYKLLCAALKTELHHNQTVIQDLGKYNEDLEEKAIGATEEMQNLSAENEKLQVELKFYKNQYFDENSEEVQKNKELQQELTEVQSNFKSLATANEKLLKEIEIYKTVFYKDKSAGNEKVKEFCRKLQGELLEKNKTLEKVRSTNEKLQDKVGHMKLMLNRLDLHSKGLKIALDENSELEKRMVVQKKAIELLESLNAKLRADATNTRDCFKKLRESFKLELAKRQVHSCSECSRQGDGEGDGAGAGAGAGADHEHGKNQKLHSLLMKMVRHVDKLSKITRTANTSPSSSSSNISMSQILGRNHLKMDPEEVLEDVFKTFCDLATDYWVTQMHPMQSMEARPSTGSCRSSDDEN, encoded by the coding sequence ATGGATTCGGAGGAGAATGGCGGCTACATGTACAGCTGTGAGTCGTGCGAATCAAAACACATGCTCTCGAAACAGGGTACAGGATCGGTTGGATCTGGGTCCGGCTCATCGCAATCAACCAACGCGGTGCATGCATCATCTTCATCTATATCAGATGGGAGCGCTTCAGGGTATTGCATGCAGGATAATGAAACAGATTCGGATAATTCAGACGATATGAATTCGATGGACTTGAGGCATTGGAACTTTGTGGAACACTTTAAAAAGGATCCGACTGGATTCCTCGATGAAATTGTCGAACGTTATATACATCTGAACAATGTGGTCAAGTTGAAAAGTAATGcggccaaaaaagaaaaacagattCTGTCGAACGAGAAGAAGATGAACAGCGATCTGCGCCAAGAGCTAGAGAATTGTAGAAAGAGTCTGGAGAGTGTGAGCACCACCTGCCGCAACTTGGCAGCTGAAAGTCAACATTTTATGGGGGAATTGGAACGtgccaggcagaagttttacGAACAGCGCTCTGAACAGATGCAGGAGCACAACGGAGTTTGTGCCGTCCTCCGAAGCGAATTGCAGCAGGCCCAAGAGATGTGCCAGAGCCTGGCcgatgaaaaagaaaagctcGTCGAAGAGGTAGACTTCTACAAGAGtctgggagagggagagggagagagagcgtcCGGCGGCCCCAATCGGAAATACAAATTACTTTGTGCCGCTCTTAAAACCGAGCTCCACCATAATCAAACTGTTATTCAGGACTTGGGAAAGTACAACGAAGACTTAGAGGAGAAAGCCATCGGTGCGACCGAAGAAATGCAGAATCTGAGCGCTGAAAATGAAAAGCTTCAAGTGGAACTGAAGTTCTACAAGAACCAGTACTTTGACGAGAACTCCGAGGAAGTGCAAAAGAACAAAGAACTGCAGCAGGAACTCACAGAGGTGCAATCAAATTTCAAGAGCCTGGCCACTGCCAATGAGAAGCTTTTAAAGGAAATAGAGATCTACAAGACTGTCTTTTACAAAGACAAATCGGCGGGGAATGAGAAAGTCAAGGAATTCTGTCGTAAACTCCAAGGAGAGCTCCTcgagaaaaataaaactctTGAGAAAGTTCGTTCCACGAACGAAAAGTTACAAGACAAAGTAGGTCACATGAAATTAATGTTGAACCGCTTGGACCTCCATTCAAAGGGACTCAAAATAGCCCTCGATGAGAACTCTGAACTTGAAAAGCGGATGGTTGTGCAAAAGAAGGCCATAGAGCTACTCGAATCTCTGAACGCAAAGTTACGTGCGGATGCCACAAATACACGCGATTGCTTCAAGAAGCTGAGGGAAAGCTTTAAACTTGAACTGGCCAAAAGACAGGTCCACAGCTGTTCAGAATGCTCACGGCAGGGGGATGGCGAGGGCgatggggctggtgctggtgctggtgctggtgctgacCACGAGCATGGAAAGAACCAAAAACTGCACTCCCTGCTCATGAAGATGGTCCGTCATGTGGATAAGCTGTCCAAAATAACCCGCACCGCCAACACCAGtcccagcagctccagcagcaacatctcGATGTCCCAGATTCTAGGACGGAACCACCTGAAGATGGACCCTGAGGAGGTGCTAGAAGATGTGTTCAAGACATTCTGTGACTTGGCCACCGACTACTGGGTGACCCAGATGCATCCTATGCAGTCGATGGAGGCCAGGCCATCGACTGGAAGCTGTCGTTCATCAGACGATGAAAATTAA